The window GAGTATGGTTGGAATCACTGACACAGGAACTCCGGTATTTGTCAGAACATCCGCCAGGTAAATATGACTGAAATAGCCTACTATAAAAGCAGTGCCATGTTGCGGAGCTGCAAAGATGTGTGATATGTATACTGCAATGATCGAGTACAGAATAAAGCCTTCTATAGAATGGAGAAATGTGCGGTGTGGAAGTACTGCTGTTCCCAAAATCACTATGGCAAATATGTAAAGCATTATATGATTGCCGTTCTGAAGATTATATATCGCTAATGCTATTCCGAATGTAAAATATATTATAAGAACTATAAACCTTTTTAATACTGATAATAAAACATTGATAGTAGTTGAACATGTATTATAAATTATTGCAATCACAGGAAGCCTTTTAATAAATCTTTCACTTGCTATTCCTGCAAAAATACAGCTAAACGCTATGACGTAAGAAATAAAGTAAACTTGATCCCTTGCTCCAAACTTCTGTATAATCCACGGTATATTATGCAAAATTAGATACCCTGACGAGAAACCAATTATAAATCTCAGTAATCTGTTCAAAATTCTTTCAAGGGTGGAGGTTATTTTTGCAGCTCCAATGGTTACCGGGTTTGATTGATTAATCATACTTCTTTCTGTATCCGAATCAACTATCAGAGCCCCCAGAGCAGCAGCTCCGACAGCAGCCAGTGAAATTTTACTGTTTCCCTTGATTATAGGAATGGAAGCCATAAACGGAAGGATGGAGAAAACCAGATAATACATAATGCCAAGCCGGTAGTGGGTTTTTCCCGTCATACACATCTTCCTTTCAGGTCGTATTTATTCAAATTACGATTTATTTTTTATTTTAGAATAACAAGTAAAATGACATGGAATTTCTTTACCATCTTTCCTGATGTAATCTCCTGTGAGCTTTTTACATGCCTTGCACTTTCTAATATTCGTGCTATTCCCAATGCAAATTTTCATAATCTTTCCTCAATTTCTTATGGTATAATCTCCCTTAAAGGAGGTGATAAACTTGAATATAACAATATCAACATCAGTTTCAGGAAATGATAGCACAATTGTTATTAATGAATTATCAGAATGTCCAATGTGTAAACATGCAATTAAACCTCATTTGCTTAGCAGAACATCCTATTTCGATGAAAATAAAAAATTGTACTTATCCGTT of the Ruminiclostridium papyrosolvens DSM 2782 genome contains:
- a CDS encoding metal-dependent hydrolase → MTGKTHYRLGIMYYLVFSILPFMASIPIIKGNSKISLAAVGAAALGALIVDSDTERSMINQSNPVTIGAAKITSTLERILNRLLRFIIGFSSGYLILHNIPWIIQKFGARDQVYFISYVIAFSCIFAGIASERFIKRLPVIAIIYNTCSTTINVLLSVLKRFIVLIIYFTFGIALAIYNLQNGNHIMLYIFAIVILGTAVLPHRTFLHSIEGFILYSIIAVYISHIFAAPQHGTAFIVGYFSHIYLADVLTNTGVPVSVIPTILRKLGVHERLMKFSFYRIICKVLDARLCISVMSTGTASGNVFEYIYCSLLFILTVILIINQHGILVFSLV